In Aliamphritea ceti, a single window of DNA contains:
- the ahpF gene encoding alkyl hydroperoxide reductase subunit F, which translates to MLDANLKSQLNTYLQNIVRPIEIIVATDSSPERQAKSQELLALATEISSLSDQIQLREDNSNPRAPSMSIAATGESPRVTFAGIPMGHEFTSLVLALLYAGGHPPKVDEAQLEQIRNLKGEFRFESYISLSCQNCPDVVQALNLMALHNPNIQHSMIDGGVFQQEVEDRNIMAVPSVYMNGELLGQGRMTLQEIIDKLDDSAADKQAEVLNAKEPYDVLIVGGGPAGASAAIYAARKGIRTGIVADRFGGQVMDTMAIENFISVSETQGPKLVANLESHVKDYEVDIMTGQLASSLSQTSNGINIELKNGASLQSKSVIISTGARWREMNVPGEQQYRGKGVAYCPHCDGPLFKGKKVAVIGGGNSGIEAAIDLAGIVEHVTVLEFADTLRADEVLQRKARSMSNINIISSARTTEVLGNGSKVQGLTYEDRNNGQIKQLDVAGIFVQIGLMPNTEWLSDIVELTNRGEIIVDGRGQTSLPGVFAAGDVTDSAYKQIIIAMGSGATASLGAFDHLIRSSVDNTLEAVA; encoded by the coding sequence ATGTTAGACGCAAACCTTAAATCCCAGTTGAACACTTACCTGCAGAACATCGTGCGTCCCATAGAAATAATTGTAGCGACGGACAGCAGCCCTGAACGCCAGGCAAAATCTCAGGAGCTATTGGCGCTGGCCACTGAAATCAGCAGCCTTTCAGATCAGATTCAATTACGGGAAGACAACAGTAATCCTCGCGCTCCGAGTATGAGCATCGCAGCTACTGGCGAGTCTCCACGGGTTACCTTCGCAGGTATCCCAATGGGCCATGAATTCACATCTCTGGTGCTGGCGCTGCTTTATGCGGGTGGCCACCCACCAAAAGTTGACGAAGCCCAGCTGGAGCAGATACGTAATCTTAAAGGTGAATTTCGTTTTGAATCTTACATATCGCTGTCTTGCCAGAACTGCCCGGATGTTGTGCAGGCACTAAACCTGATGGCTTTGCATAATCCAAATATTCAGCACAGTATGATTGACGGCGGTGTCTTCCAGCAGGAAGTTGAAGATCGCAACATAATGGCTGTTCCCAGCGTTTACATGAACGGCGAACTGCTTGGTCAGGGCCGCATGACCCTACAGGAAATCATCGATAAGCTTGATGATTCAGCGGCGGATAAACAGGCTGAAGTCCTGAATGCTAAAGAGCCTTACGACGTACTGATTGTTGGCGGCGGACCGGCTGGTGCATCTGCAGCAATTTACGCAGCCCGTAAAGGCATTCGCACAGGCATAGTAGCCGACCGCTTTGGTGGTCAGGTAATGGATACTATGGCAATCGAAAACTTCATCTCCGTGAGCGAAACTCAGGGGCCTAAACTGGTCGCTAACCTTGAATCCCACGTGAAAGATTACGAAGTCGATATCATGACAGGCCAGCTTGCCAGCAGCCTGAGCCAGACCTCTAATGGCATAAATATCGAACTTAAAAACGGTGCCAGCCTGCAAAGTAAATCTGTCATCATTTCTACCGGCGCACGCTGGAGGGAAATGAACGTTCCCGGTGAACAGCAATACCGGGGCAAAGGTGTCGCCTACTGTCCGCATTGTGATGGCCCGCTATTTAAAGGTAAGAAAGTTGCTGTCATTGGCGGCGGTAACTCCGGCATAGAAGCCGCTATCGATTTAGCCGGAATTGTTGAACATGTCACCGTACTTGAGTTTGCCGACACATTGCGTGCTGATGAGGTTTTACAACGTAAAGCCCGCTCCATGAGCAATATCAACATTATCAGCAGCGCAAGAACAACCGAAGTACTCGGTAACGGAAGTAAGGTACAGGGGCTAACCTATGAAGACCGTAACAATGGCCAGATCAAACAACTGGACGTTGCGGGCATCTTCGTACAGATAGGCCTGATGCCTAATACAGAATGGTTAAGCGATATAGTAGAGCTGACAAACAGAGGCGAAATCATCGTTGATGGTCGCGGCCAGACTTCATTGCCTGGCGTATTTGCCGCCGGCGACGTAACTGACTCAGCTTACAAGCAGATCATCATCGCCATGGGATCCGGCGCGACAGCATCGCTAGGTGCATTCGATCACCTGATCCGCAGCAGTGTTGATAACACTCTGGAAGCAGTTGCATAA
- the ahpC gene encoding alkyl hydroperoxide reductase subunit C translates to MINTDVKPFQATAFHAGEFIPVSDADLKGKWSVVFFYPADFTFVCPTELGDLADNYAELQNMGVEVYSVSTDTHFTHKAWHDTSDTIQKINFPMIGDPTGTVTRNFNVMIEEDGMAERGTFVINPEGKIQIIEINAGAIGRDASELLRKIKAAQYIAAHPGEVCPAKWKEGEATLAPSLDLVGKI, encoded by the coding sequence CTGATCAACACAGACGTTAAACCATTTCAGGCAACCGCATTCCACGCAGGTGAATTTATTCCGGTATCAGATGCGGATCTTAAAGGTAAATGGTCTGTGGTTTTCTTTTACCCGGCTGACTTCACTTTCGTATGTCCAACTGAACTGGGTGACCTGGCGGACAACTACGCTGAACTGCAAAACATGGGTGTAGAAGTGTACTCAGTTTCTACAGATACACACTTCACCCATAAAGCATGGCATGACACTTCTGACACTATTCAGAAAATTAACTTCCCAATGATCGGCGACCCAACCGGCACGGTTACCCGCAACTTCAATGTCATGATCGAAGAAGATGGCATGGCAGAGCGCGGCACCTTTGTGATTAACCCTGAAGGTAAGATTCAGATCATTGAAATCAATGCTGGCGCTATCGGCCGCGATGCTTCTGAACTGCTGCGTAAGATCAAAGCTGCTCAGTACATTGCCGCACACCCAGGTGAAGTATGCCCGGCCAAATGGAAAGAAGGCGAAGCAACACTGGCACCTTCACTGGATCTGGTTGGCAAAATTTAA
- a CDS encoding SIS domain-containing protein, producing MIEHITASLDEARNGLDNLLSNKATLQNISTGADWIVEAVTSGGRAFSCGNGGSMCDAMHFAEELTGRYRNNRKGVAAIAISDASHISCVANDFGYDFIFSRYLESHGNHKDVLIALSTSGSSKNIIKAVETAREMGIRSIVLTGKPNSPLEALADLCICTPAGEYADRVQELHIKVLHIFIELTERQLFPANYS from the coding sequence ATGATTGAGCACATTACCGCAAGCCTTGATGAAGCCCGGAACGGCTTAGACAATCTCCTGAGCAACAAAGCAACTCTGCAAAACATTTCCACCGGCGCAGACTGGATAGTTGAGGCTGTTACCAGCGGTGGCCGCGCATTTTCCTGTGGCAATGGTGGTTCAATGTGCGATGCCATGCACTTTGCTGAAGAACTGACCGGTCGTTACCGCAATAACCGTAAAGGCGTCGCTGCAATAGCTATCAGCGATGCGTCACACATTAGCTGCGTAGCCAATGACTTTGGCTATGATTTTATATTTTCACGATATCTGGAAAGCCATGGCAATCATAAAGATGTACTGATTGCTTTGAGCACCAGCGGCAGCAGTAAGAATATAATTAAGGCTGTTGAGACTGCCCGAGAAATGGGGATTCGCAGCATAGTACTAACGGGCAAGCCTAACTCTCCGCTTGAAGCCCTGGCCGACCTTTGCATCTGTACGCCCGCCGGAGAATACGCCGATCGCGTTCAGGAATTGCACATTAAAGTCCTGCACATCTTTATTGAGCTGACTGAGCGTCAGCTATTTCCCGCTAACTACTCTTAA
- a CDS encoding type VI secretion system Vgr family protein, protein MFLKANEERFLFNVQGSGAEFSLVKLTGAEQVSGVFRFKIELVSKQSDIELDSLMGKAAGVTLMDQTGDENEQTRYIHGIIAQASIGEEGVNQTAYEVVLVPKIWLLKHRKNSRIFQNLTTQDIISELLNEHEYQTDEFRFELTDRYSAREYCVQYAESDFNFIERLLEEDGIHYYFDHSDTRHTVVFSDASYSSPAIGGDQDIPYYHHAQGAVAEQHLFRFQFAEAMRPGKVSLRDFNFTKPNMDLTETVSHGQDEALEIYDYAANFMDASRGGQLAQARLEGANRKRQTAYAESDVNRLAPGFSFTLSGHDRDGLNTEYFISRIEHDCAQPQVLEVGATTEGSRYTNKLQLVAMSNPYRPKLCPKKIPAITGVQTATVTGPEGEEIYTDSHGRVKVQFHWDRHGQRDENTSCWVRVSQNSAGGAFGSLFLPRIGDEVIVDFIEGNPDRPIITGRVYHGHNTPPYTLPEHKTRSTIKTRSSKGGEGYNEIRFEDRKGEEELFIRAEKDLDQRTLDTHKQWVGNDHQQLVEHNEYREFYQEEHALTKGDYHREVKTSYNHTVAPDYHTQIGKTGYQHTANEANWKAGQKILFEAGNEILIKAGGSTITINPAGVNVNGAAISLNGGGGGGSAKAAAPVVPEPPLEADLDQAGYVTEGKEAPAPWIPAPALKRMALMDQPVIALCQKQGGSIASCPRGDCPCRGAA, encoded by the coding sequence ATGTTTTTAAAAGCGAACGAAGAGCGCTTTCTATTTAATGTGCAGGGAAGTGGCGCTGAGTTTTCACTGGTTAAACTGACCGGTGCTGAGCAAGTTTCCGGTGTTTTCAGATTCAAAATTGAGCTGGTATCTAAGCAATCGGATATCGAACTGGATTCGCTTATGGGGAAGGCCGCAGGGGTCACCCTGATGGATCAGACCGGCGATGAAAACGAACAGACCCGTTACATCCATGGCATTATTGCGCAGGCGAGCATTGGCGAAGAAGGCGTTAACCAGACCGCCTATGAAGTAGTACTGGTGCCTAAAATCTGGTTGCTGAAACATCGTAAAAACAGCCGTATTTTTCAGAACCTTACCACGCAGGATATCATCAGCGAGTTACTGAATGAGCATGAATATCAGACCGATGAATTCCGGTTTGAATTGACTGACCGCTACAGTGCCCGTGAATACTGCGTGCAATACGCTGAATCTGACTTCAACTTTATTGAGCGTCTGCTCGAAGAAGACGGTATTCATTATTATTTCGATCACTCTGACACGCGACATACCGTCGTTTTTAGTGATGCGTCTTACTCATCTCCGGCTATCGGCGGCGATCAGGATATCCCTTATTATCATCATGCGCAGGGCGCAGTAGCGGAGCAGCATTTGTTCCGTTTTCAATTTGCTGAAGCAATGCGTCCGGGCAAAGTCTCACTGCGGGATTTCAACTTTACCAAGCCTAATATGGATCTTACCGAAACTGTCTCTCATGGGCAGGACGAAGCACTGGAGATTTATGATTACGCAGCTAACTTTATGGATGCCAGCCGTGGCGGACAGCTTGCGCAGGCACGTCTTGAAGGAGCCAACCGCAAACGCCAGACGGCCTATGCAGAAAGTGATGTTAATCGCCTGGCGCCCGGCTTCAGTTTTACTTTATCTGGTCATGATCGTGACGGACTGAATACTGAGTATTTTATTTCCCGGATAGAGCATGATTGTGCGCAGCCGCAGGTGTTAGAAGTGGGCGCAACCACCGAAGGTTCACGCTACACGAATAAGCTTCAGTTGGTTGCCATGAGCAATCCTTATCGTCCGAAGCTTTGCCCGAAAAAAATTCCTGCGATTACCGGGGTGCAAACGGCGACAGTTACAGGCCCCGAAGGTGAAGAGATTTATACCGACTCTCATGGGCGCGTTAAAGTGCAGTTTCACTGGGATCGTCATGGCCAGCGTGATGAAAATACCTCCTGCTGGGTACGGGTGAGCCAGAACAGCGCCGGAGGTGCGTTTGGCAGCCTGTTTTTACCACGCATTGGTGATGAAGTGATTGTCGACTTTATTGAGGGTAATCCGGACCGGCCTATCATTACCGGGCGGGTCTATCATGGCCACAATACGCCACCGTATACGCTGCCAGAACACAAAACCCGTTCTACGATTAAAACCCGCTCCAGCAAGGGCGGAGAGGGTTATAACGAAATTCGTTTTGAAGATCGCAAAGGTGAAGAAGAATTGTTCATCCGGGCGGAAAAAGACCTGGATCAACGTACCCTGGATACCCACAAGCAGTGGGTCGGTAATGATCATCAGCAGCTGGTTGAACACAACGAATACCGCGAGTTCTATCAAGAAGAACATGCGCTGACGAAAGGTGACTATCACCGGGAAGTCAAAACCAGCTACAACCATACCGTTGCACCGGATTACCACACACAGATTGGTAAAACGGGCTACCAGCATACCGCCAACGAAGCGAACTGGAAGGCGGGTCAGAAAATACTCTTTGAGGCCGGCAACGAAATTTTGATTAAAGCCGGTGGCAGCACCATTACGATTAACCCTGCTGGGGTGAATGTGAATGGTGCGGCAATCAGCCTGAATGGCGGCGGAGGTGGCGGTAGTGCTAAAGCGGCCGCACCTGTTGTGCCAGAGCCGCCGTTAGAGGCTGATCTGGATCAGGCAGGGTATGTGACTGAGGGTAAAGAGGCGCCTGCGCCCTGGATTCCTGCACCTGCATTGAAACGTATGGCGCTGATGGATCAGCCGGTTATCGCGCTGTGTCAGAAGCAGGGTGGCTCTATAGCTTCCTGTCCCCGTGGCGATTGTCCATGCCGGGGGGCTGCATGA
- a CDS encoding DUF4123 domain-containing protein, giving the protein MIPEHQDTLYCLILDHNRFQEDPLSVVFQNEELPELIRLFDNTILQDVAEEGPWCLFLTAESLFIADQLLTELWRDDKYWQGGATLVVGLAEQSKQSLLEWIRSRALALSSDGNISVFRFYSPALLGQIAEYENKQDQDHLLTGVRGVIWSAGQLSADVFPSERESFRTYQLPEVLQKGLME; this is encoded by the coding sequence ATGATCCCTGAACATCAAGACACGCTGTATTGCCTGATCCTGGATCATAACCGTTTTCAGGAAGATCCATTGTCTGTTGTCTTTCAGAATGAGGAGCTGCCGGAACTGATCAGGTTGTTTGATAACACCATTCTTCAGGACGTTGCAGAAGAGGGACCCTGGTGTTTGTTTTTAACTGCAGAGTCACTGTTTATAGCCGACCAGTTGCTTACTGAGCTATGGCGTGATGATAAATACTGGCAAGGTGGCGCAACGCTTGTTGTTGGGCTGGCAGAACAGAGCAAACAATCATTGCTGGAATGGATACGGAGCCGGGCATTAGCTTTATCATCCGATGGCAACATATCGGTTTTCAGGTTTTATTCACCGGCACTCCTGGGTCAAATAGCTGAATATGAGAATAAGCAAGATCAGGATCATCTGCTTACCGGTGTAAGAGGTGTGATCTGGTCCGCTGGGCAGTTGAGTGCTGATGTGTTTCCCTCAGAAAGGGAGTCTTTCAGAACCTATCAATTGCCCGAAGTGCTTCAGAAAGGATTAATGGAATAA